Proteins found in one Kangiella sediminilitoris genomic segment:
- a CDS encoding FxsA family protein → MWFRNFLIVLLLIAIAEIYVLIGVGGVIGTAPTVFLVLLTGVIGISMLRQQGFSVFARLQEKMQQGQPPAQEMVEGVLLIIAGAFLITPGFITDIIGFLWLIPQTRVYFARLLIKKGTFKVQGVSSSTFHQSDRGPYGYPKQPEDDNTIDGEYERTDEKNHDRLEK, encoded by the coding sequence ATGTGGTTTAGAAATTTTCTGATTGTTCTGCTGTTAATTGCAATTGCAGAAATTTATGTCCTTATTGGCGTTGGAGGTGTGATCGGTACAGCACCAACCGTTTTCCTTGTCCTTCTGACAGGGGTTATCGGTATTTCAATGCTAAGACAGCAGGGGTTCAGTGTATTCGCACGGTTACAGGAGAAGATGCAGCAGGGCCAGCCACCGGCACAGGAGATGGTCGAAGGCGTATTATTGATTATTGCCGGCGCTTTCTTGATAACTCCTGGCTTCATAACAGATATCATCGGTTTTTTATGGTTAATCCCTCAGACCAGGGTCTACTTCGCCAGATTGCTGATTAAAAAAGGGACGTTTAAAGTCCAGGGAGTGAGCTCCAGTACTTTTCATCAAAGTGATAGAGGACCTTATGGTTATCCTAAGCAGCCCGAGGACGACAATACCATTGATGGTGAGTACGAGCGAACTGATGAAAAGAATCATGATCGGCTAGAGAAATAA
- the aroQ gene encoding type II 3-dehydroquinate dehydratase, translating into MSKILLLHGPNLNLLGQRETDIYGDLSLNDINSSAKKQVEKDGIDLETEQSNSESELINIIHQAKSNNVSLIVINPAAYTHTSVAIRDALLAVEIPFIEVHLSNPHRREPFRHHSYFSDVAEAVVAGFGADSYRYALDAAINIIKKN; encoded by the coding sequence ATGTCTAAAATTCTATTGCTGCACGGCCCAAATTTGAACCTTTTGGGACAGCGAGAAACCGACATTTATGGCGATCTCAGCTTAAATGACATCAATTCTTCTGCAAAAAAGCAGGTAGAAAAGGATGGTATCGATCTTGAAACAGAACAAAGTAACTCAGAAAGTGAACTAATTAACATTATTCATCAGGCAAAATCGAATAATGTGTCACTAATTGTTATTAATCCAGCGGCTTACACTCATACCAGCGTCGCCATACGCGATGCCCTGTTAGCCGTGGAGATTCCCTTTATCGAGGTGCATCTTTCTAACCCTCATCGGCGCGAACCCTTTCGCCATCACTCTTATTTCAGTGATGTTGCTGAAGCCGTCGTTGCAGGATTCGGAGCTGACAGTTACCGCTATGCACTCGATGCAGCCATTAATATCATCAAAAAAAATTAA
- a CDS encoding response regulator transcription factor — MSDDLKLLYLEDDQNQADDLLAILKDSGYGCTHCRNAGTFLEALKTDDFDLLIMDWELPDMSGIKALEQVRSFMNWKGPILFVTNRDSEQDIVDALEKGADDYMVKPFKRSELLARLSALIRKAGLLDDRGKIEVGSFTVDQSNRRVLVNGEPVMLTTKEYELAVILFKNVGRLFSRKYLLKHIWGIESDISTRTVDAHVSSLRKKLKIRADNGYRIKTVYQHGYRLERETEAGTLV, encoded by the coding sequence ATGTCAGATGATTTGAAGCTGCTCTACCTCGAAGATGATCAGAATCAGGCTGATGATTTACTCGCCATACTGAAGGACTCAGGTTATGGCTGCACTCACTGTAGAAATGCTGGAACATTTTTGGAAGCCTTAAAAACTGATGACTTCGATCTGCTCATCATGGATTGGGAGCTGCCGGACATGTCTGGCATTAAGGCTTTAGAGCAAGTTCGCTCCTTTATGAACTGGAAAGGGCCTATTTTGTTTGTTACGAATCGTGACTCAGAGCAGGACATTGTAGATGCTTTAGAAAAGGGAGCTGATGACTACATGGTCAAACCGTTCAAGCGCTCGGAGTTGCTGGCTCGCTTGAGTGCTTTAATTCGCAAGGCAGGCCTGCTGGATGACCGGGGTAAAATTGAGGTTGGATCCTTCACGGTTGATCAGTCAAATCGAAGAGTCCTGGTTAATGGTGAGCCCGTAATGCTGACTACTAAAGAGTACGAGTTAGCGGTAATTCTTTTCAAAAATGTTGGTCGCCTGTTTTCACGCAAGTATTTGCTAAAGCATATCTGGGGTATTGAGTCTGACATAAGCACACGGACAGTTGACGCCCACGTCAGCTCGTTACGAAAAAAGCTTAAAATCAGGGCAGATAATGGCTATAGGATTAAAACTGTTTATCAGCACGGATACCGATTAGAGCGGGAAACTGAAGCCGGCACTCTAGTGTAA
- the groL gene encoding chaperonin GroEL (60 kDa chaperone family; promotes refolding of misfolded polypeptides especially under stressful conditions; forms two stacked rings of heptamers to form a barrel-shaped 14mer; ends can be capped by GroES; misfolded proteins enter the barrel where they are refolded when GroES binds) — MMAKDVRFGDEARKGMLKGVNTLANAVRVTLGPKGRNVVLDKSFGAPTITKDGVSVAKEIELEDKFENMGAQMVKEVASQTNDIAGDGTTTATVLAQSIVNEGLKSVAAGMNPMDLKRGIDKAVIAAVEELKNVSVPCEDQKAISQVGTISANSDENVGKIIAEAMEKVGKEGVITVEEGSGLHNELDVVEGMQFDRGYLSPYFVTDTESMTADLENPYLLLVDKKISNIRELLPTLEAVAKSSRPLLIVAEDVEGEALATLVVNNMRGIVKVAAVKAPGFGDRRKAMLEDIAILTGATVISEDLGMSLENTELAQLGEAKRVQISKDNTTVIDGAGDKAQIDARVKQIRAQMEETSSDYDKEKLQERVAKLAGGVAVIKVGAATEVEMKEKKDRVDDALHATRAAVEEGVVAGGGTALVRVLSKLEDLRGDNEEQNVGIKIALRAMESPLRQIVANAGAEPAVIVAKVKEGEGNFGYNAATGEFGDVMEMGILDPAKVTRSALQNAASIAALMITTEAMVSDLPKKDEPAAPDMGGMGGMGGMPGMM; from the coding sequence ATCATGGCAAAAGACGTACGTTTTGGTGATGAAGCCCGAAAAGGTATGCTGAAAGGCGTAAATACGCTGGCAAATGCAGTACGCGTTACATTAGGTCCTAAAGGTCGTAACGTGGTTCTGGACAAGTCATTTGGCGCTCCAACTATCACAAAAGATGGTGTTTCCGTCGCGAAAGAAATCGAACTTGAAGATAAGTTTGAGAACATGGGCGCACAGATGGTTAAAGAAGTGGCGTCGCAGACAAACGATATCGCTGGTGACGGTACAACTACTGCTACAGTACTTGCCCAATCTATCGTTAACGAAGGTTTGAAATCAGTTGCGGCTGGTATGAACCCAATGGATCTTAAGCGTGGTATCGACAAAGCTGTTATCGCGGCAGTTGAAGAGCTGAAAAATGTATCAGTTCCATGTGAAGATCAAAAAGCGATTTCACAGGTTGGTACAATCTCTGCTAACTCTGACGAGAACGTCGGTAAAATCATTGCTGAAGCAATGGAAAAAGTTGGCAAAGAAGGCGTTATCACAGTTGAAGAAGGTTCTGGTCTACACAACGAACTAGACGTTGTAGAAGGTATGCAGTTTGACCGCGGTTACCTTTCTCCATACTTCGTAACAGATACAGAAAGTATGACGGCTGATCTTGAAAACCCATACTTGCTATTGGTTGACAAGAAGATCTCGAATATCCGCGAGTTGCTTCCAACATTAGAAGCGGTTGCTAAATCAAGCCGTCCTCTATTGATTGTTGCTGAAGACGTTGAAGGCGAAGCATTGGCAACGTTAGTAGTAAACAACATGCGCGGCATTGTTAAAGTAGCAGCAGTTAAGGCTCCTGGTTTCGGTGACCGTCGTAAAGCAATGTTAGAAGATATTGCTATCCTGACTGGCGCTACTGTTATCTCTGAAGACCTTGGCATGAGCCTTGAGAACACAGAGCTAGCTCAGTTGGGTGAAGCGAAGCGTGTTCAAATCAGCAAAGACAACACAACAGTGATTGACGGTGCTGGCGACAAAGCTCAGATCGACGCTCGCGTGAAGCAGATTCGTGCGCAGATGGAAGAAACCTCTTCTGACTATGACAAAGAAAAACTTCAAGAGCGTGTAGCAAAACTAGCTGGTGGTGTTGCCGTAATCAAAGTAGGCGCAGCAACAGAAGTTGAGATGAAAGAGAAGAAAGACCGTGTTGACGATGCACTGCACGCGACTCGCGCAGCAGTTGAAGAAGGTGTTGTTGCTGGCGGTGGTACTGCCTTGGTACGTGTTCTTTCTAAACTGGAAGACTTACGTGGCGATAACGAAGAGCAAAACGTTGGTATTAAAATTGCTCTACGTGCAATGGAATCTCCACTACGTCAAATCGTTGCTAACGCTGGTGCTGAGCCTGCAGTTATTGTTGCTAAAGTTAAAGAAGGCGAAGGTAACTTCGGCTATAACGCAGCAACCGGTGAGTTTGGTGACGTGATGGAAATGGGTATTCTTGACCCAGCGAAAGTAACGCGTAGCGCGTTACAGAACGCAGCTTCTATCGCAGCACTAATGATCACTACGGAAGCGATGGTATCTGATCTACCTAAGAAAGACGAGCCTGCTGCTCCAGATATGGGCGGTATGGGTGGTATGGGTGGCATGCCAGGTATGATGTAA
- the dsbD gene encoding protein-disulfide reductase DsbD: MKKILMTTLLFLFSSTLLQATQKPIDLSSILNDQEELLTVEEAFQLSVDIVDDKALIKFDIADGYYMYSERLNVSSPDAQLGQFYVPEGKEKDDPYLGLTQVHYQFLEASVDIIQADGDFTLVVGYQGCAEDRLCYPPTTTDVALNHTVNIASNDPAQESSDKAQAVQPTENKELFVSEQQKHTEYLTTESLLSNFSYFLLLGLALTFTPCVFPMIPIISGIIAGQGKNITTRKAFFLSLTYTQAMAIVYTILGIVVALAGQSISGYFQSPGVVITAAVIFVLLSLSMFGFYELQLPSSLQAKLSEKSNQQKKGSYVGTAIMGGISALIVSPCVTVPLIAILLVIAQSGDVVLGAVSLYGLGVGMGIPLIIIGVTEGKFLPKAGPWMTGIKAAFGVAMLGVALYLVKHLLPSSIYMYGWGLLAIIPGFFLFNNQLKDNGWKTFIKGLGLVAMLYGALLIIGGSQGQRNLLQPLQKLGQTTQVKTTASAVQAGHLEFKRIKSLSDLNQEVEAANAQGKTVMLDLFAEWCASCYEFEEKVFTDPGVIEALNNTVLLQADVTDNDAIDIELMQAYDVLGLPSIMFFDKNGTELSSLRANGFEEADAFRQRINAAFGQ; this comes from the coding sequence ATGAAAAAGATATTAATGACAACGTTGTTGTTTTTGTTTAGCTCCACCTTGCTACAGGCAACGCAAAAACCTATCGATCTGAGCAGTATCCTTAACGATCAGGAAGAATTGCTTACAGTAGAAGAAGCATTCCAGCTCAGCGTAGATATTGTCGATGATAAAGCACTGATTAAGTTTGACATTGCAGATGGCTACTACATGTACTCCGAGCGTCTTAATGTCTCCAGCCCCGATGCCCAGCTTGGACAGTTCTACGTTCCAGAAGGCAAAGAAAAAGATGACCCATACCTTGGTCTGACTCAGGTCCATTATCAGTTTTTAGAGGCTTCCGTTGATATTATTCAGGCTGACGGTGATTTTACGTTAGTCGTTGGCTATCAGGGGTGTGCCGAAGACAGATTGTGCTACCCTCCAACTACGACTGATGTAGCCCTTAATCATACGGTTAATATTGCATCAAATGATCCGGCACAAGAATCTTCAGATAAAGCGCAGGCAGTCCAACCAACTGAAAACAAAGAACTGTTTGTCAGTGAACAACAAAAGCACACAGAGTACCTAACTACCGAAAGCCTGTTATCGAATTTCTCATACTTCCTGCTATTAGGTCTGGCACTGACTTTTACCCCCTGCGTGTTCCCTATGATTCCTATTATCTCGGGCATCATTGCAGGTCAGGGGAAAAATATCACCACCCGCAAGGCCTTCTTCTTATCGCTGACCTATACTCAGGCCATGGCCATTGTATATACCATTCTAGGTATAGTCGTAGCTCTGGCAGGTCAATCTATCTCAGGCTACTTCCAGAGTCCCGGGGTCGTTATCACGGCCGCGGTAATATTCGTTTTACTGTCACTGTCGATGTTCGGTTTTTATGAATTGCAGCTTCCGTCAAGTTTACAGGCAAAACTTTCGGAAAAAAGTAATCAGCAGAAAAAAGGATCTTATGTCGGCACAGCTATCATGGGGGGTATCTCAGCACTTATCGTCTCGCCCTGCGTCACGGTGCCACTAATTGCTATTCTGCTAGTCATTGCCCAGTCGGGTGACGTAGTTCTTGGTGCAGTTTCATTGTACGGTCTGGGTGTTGGCATGGGAATTCCGCTGATTATCATCGGTGTTACCGAAGGTAAATTTTTACCTAAGGCTGGTCCTTGGATGACTGGTATTAAGGCTGCCTTTGGTGTTGCCATGCTGGGTGTCGCCCTATACCTTGTAAAACACTTGCTACCAAGTTCTATTTACATGTATGGCTGGGGACTACTGGCCATTATTCCGGGCTTTTTTCTGTTCAACAATCAGCTCAAGGACAATGGTTGGAAGACCTTCATAAAAGGACTTGGACTGGTTGCTATGCTTTATGGAGCCCTGCTCATCATCGGTGGCTCTCAGGGCCAGCGAAACCTGCTACAGCCTTTACAGAAGCTGGGGCAGACCACTCAGGTCAAAACTACCGCAAGTGCAGTTCAAGCAGGTCACCTGGAATTTAAACGCATCAAAAGTCTTAGTGATCTGAATCAGGAAGTTGAAGCGGCTAATGCACAGGGTAAAACGGTTATGCTTGATTTGTTCGCAGAGTGGTGTGCTTCCTGTTACGAGTTTGAGGAGAAGGTTTTTACCGATCCAGGTGTTATTGAAGCTCTTAACAATACCGTATTGTTACAAGCTGACGTGACTGACAATGACGCGATAGATATTGAGCTGATGCAGGCTTACGATGTCCTCGGATTGCCCAGCATTATGTTCTTTGACAAAAACGGCACTGAGCTCAGCTCACTAAGAGCAAACGGCTTCGAGGAAGCTGATGCCTTTAGACAGCGAATCAATGCCGCCTTCGGACAATAA
- the cutA gene encoding divalent-cation tolerance protein CutA, with amino-acid sequence MAFNKSQEREFQIALCTVPDQATGEMLAEKMVERSLAACVNIIPTITSVYQWQDKIEKDPESLLVIKTEADLMASLGELLDEEHPYEVYELISCGIDQASSAYLDWLKSTL; translated from the coding sequence ATGGCCTTTAATAAATCCCAGGAGCGTGAGTTCCAGATAGCGCTTTGCACAGTACCCGATCAAGCGACGGGAGAAATGCTGGCAGAGAAAATGGTAGAACGCTCTCTTGCTGCCTGTGTCAATATCATTCCAACCATCACCAGCGTTTACCAGTGGCAGGATAAAATAGAAAAAGATCCAGAGTCTCTTTTAGTCATTAAAACTGAAGCCGACCTCATGGCCAGTCTAGGCGAGCTCCTGGATGAAGAGCATCCTTATGAAGTTTACGAATTGATTAGTTGTGGTATTGATCAGGCCTCTTCCGCCTATCTTGACTGGTTAAAAAGTACTTTATAA
- the accB gene encoding acetyl-CoA carboxylase biotin carboxyl carrier protein, translating into MDLRKIKKLIELVEDSGVAELEIQEGEESVRISRSSSTPAPAPIHYAAAPAPAAPQAPAAAEAAAPEAAPAAPEVSGHQVRSPMVGTFYSAPSPGAKDFVEVGQQVNAGDVLCIVEAMKMMNQIEADVSGKVKAILVKNGEPVEYDEPMFIIE; encoded by the coding sequence ATGGATTTACGCAAAATTAAAAAGCTTATTGAGCTGGTTGAAGACTCAGGTGTTGCAGAACTTGAAATTCAAGAGGGTGAAGAGTCCGTCCGTATCTCACGCTCTTCAAGCACTCCGGCACCAGCGCCAATTCATTATGCTGCGGCGCCAGCACCAGCAGCTCCTCAAGCACCTGCGGCAGCTGAAGCGGCTGCTCCAGAAGCAGCTCCTGCGGCTCCAGAAGTCAGCGGTCATCAAGTACGCTCGCCAATGGTAGGTACTTTCTATTCAGCACCATCGCCAGGCGCAAAAGATTTTGTTGAAGTCGGACAGCAGGTTAATGCTGGTGACGTCTTATGTATTGTCGAAGCGATGAAAATGATGAACCAAATTGAAGCCGACGTATCTGGCAAGGTAAAAGCAATTCTAGTCAAGAATGGCGAACCTGTTGAATACGACGAGCCTATGTTCATCATTGAGTAA
- the prmA gene encoding 50S ribosomal protein L11 methyltransferase — translation MAWIQLKFDYKHSDADSLSDYLMELGALAVTFLDAEDKPILEPLPGETPLWEHLIVLALFDAETNTQVIDNLLADSDYSQHVGESYDWEIIRDQDWERSWMDNFKPMQFGKRVWIVPSWCEAPEPHAVNIKLDPGLAFGTGTHPTTSLCLQWLDGADLKGKTVIDYGCGSGILAIAALLLGAEKVYATDIDPQAIEATKQNLERNQISSERLVLGLPDEVELPPADILLANILAEPLRQLAESIANAVQPGGNLVLSGLLESQAKELKELYSQWFAMDPVSTEEDWARLSGKKH, via the coding sequence ATGGCCTGGATTCAGCTCAAATTCGACTACAAACATTCCGATGCTGATTCGTTAAGTGACTACTTAATGGAACTCGGTGCATTGGCGGTAACCTTTTTGGATGCTGAAGATAAGCCGATTCTGGAGCCCCTTCCCGGTGAAACTCCATTATGGGAGCATTTGATCGTTCTGGCACTGTTTGATGCCGAAACAAACACTCAGGTTATTGATAACCTGTTAGCAGATAGCGACTATTCGCAACACGTTGGCGAAAGTTATGATTGGGAAATTATTCGTGACCAGGACTGGGAGCGTAGCTGGATGGATAATTTCAAACCCATGCAGTTTGGTAAAAGAGTGTGGATCGTCCCCAGCTGGTGCGAAGCGCCCGAGCCCCATGCTGTTAACATCAAACTGGATCCGGGGCTGGCTTTTGGCACCGGCACGCACCCCACCACTTCGCTCTGCCTACAGTGGCTCGATGGTGCGGACTTAAAAGGTAAGACAGTTATCGATTATGGCTGCGGCTCCGGCATTCTGGCTATTGCTGCTCTGCTTCTTGGGGCAGAAAAAGTTTACGCCACCGACATCGATCCTCAGGCCATCGAAGCCACCAAACAAAACTTAGAGCGTAATCAAATCAGCAGCGAACGACTGGTACTCGGGCTACCGGATGAGGTCGAGTTACCTCCTGCCGATATTTTACTGGCCAATATTTTAGCCGAACCCTTGCGCCAGTTGGCAGAATCCATTGCAAATGCCGTGCAACCAGGCGGAAATCTGGTATTATCGGGGCTTCTTGAGAGTCAGGCAAAAGAATTAAAAGAACTTTATAGCCAGTGGTTTGCTATGGATCCCGTCTCTACTGAAGAAGACTGGGCGAGGCTTTCAGGTAAAAAGCATTGA
- the groES gene encoding co-chaperone GroES: MSLRPLHDRVIVRRLEEETTTAGGIVIPDNAKEKPSRGEIIAVGNGKPLDSGDVRALDVKVGDKVLFGKFAGTEVKADGEELLVLREDDIMAVIEG; the protein is encoded by the coding sequence ATGAGCTTACGTCCATTACATGACCGCGTCATTGTGCGTCGTTTAGAAGAAGAAACTACAACTGCTGGCGGTATCGTCATCCCAGACAACGCTAAAGAAAAACCAAGTCGTGGCGAAATCATCGCTGTTGGCAACGGTAAGCCGTTGGATTCTGGCGATGTTCGTGCCCTGGATGTAAAAGTTGGCGATAAAGTATTGTTCGGCAAATTCGCTGGTACAGAAGTTAAAGCTGATGGCGAAGAGCTTCTAGTATTACGCGAAGACGACATTATGGCTGTTATTGAAGGCTAA
- a CDS encoding zinc-ribbon and DUF3426 domain-containing protein: MSETFLTNCPHCKSVFKLRKEHLEVASGHVRCGNCHSLFLATDSLVSLDKESQKAQMSDTVEQAEDKVVSQTIPELHEIDRSAHYELDSMDVDSGQAKSRNHLSTLKWAFYGFATLILIYLSFWFFYLWPNKETLAQDTTLRPIYQLSCSMFGCQLAPRQDLEQYRVNAIEVNITRTGQKEVSMVLKNVAQFSQPYPQIKVILSDIKGNQFASPVYKPQHYLPEVNHNDLIKPQQSVHIAFTFNNEITDYSGYQVELVK; encoded by the coding sequence ATGAGCGAAACATTTTTAACCAACTGCCCGCATTGCAAGTCGGTATTTAAACTCCGTAAAGAACATCTTGAGGTTGCCTCAGGCCATGTTCGGTGTGGTAATTGCCATTCGCTATTCTTGGCAACGGACTCGTTGGTGTCCTTGGATAAGGAAAGTCAGAAAGCACAGATGTCTGATACTGTTGAGCAAGCAGAAGATAAAGTCGTTTCTCAAACGATACCTGAGCTGCATGAAATTGACCGTTCTGCCCATTACGAGCTGGATAGTATGGATGTTGATAGTGGACAAGCAAAATCCAGGAACCATTTATCAACATTAAAATGGGCATTCTATGGCTTTGCCACTTTGATTTTAATTTACTTGTCATTCTGGTTTTTCTATCTATGGCCCAATAAAGAGACGCTGGCACAGGACACTACATTACGACCGATATACCAGCTCTCATGCTCCATGTTTGGTTGTCAGCTGGCTCCCCGTCAAGATCTGGAACAGTATCGGGTCAATGCCATTGAGGTTAATATTACCCGTACAGGACAAAAAGAAGTCAGTATGGTGCTTAAAAATGTCGCTCAGTTTTCACAACCCTACCCACAAATTAAGGTCATATTGAGTGATATCAAAGGTAATCAGTTTGCCAGTCCGGTCTATAAACCGCAGCACTACTTACCAGAAGTGAATCACAACGATCTCATCAAGCCACAACAGTCGGTCCACATTGCCTTTACGTTTAATAATGAGATTACCGATTACAGCGGATACCAGGTCGAACTAGTTAAATAA
- a CDS encoding DMT family transporter: protein MYKNIQKHFAMIGLICAIVLWAASFVAMKYAIAEFGPILTVFLRMILAAAVLIFFLPPMAKKQQYQKGDWWLLLLLALCEPCLYFIFESYALTYTTASEAGMVTSLQPIIVAVAAFYFLKEKLNSRLIVGCLMAMAGVIWLTLSGESSEHASNPMLGNALEFGAISAAAAYCLLARKLSQRYSPVFLTLLQMIMGTIFFLPFLLVQEAPIPTDVSAEAVMAILFLAFGVNIFAFTCYNFAFKTMPASQVGSLMNLLPIGTLFFGWLVLDEKLSGVQYMAAGLVLLGVIWSQTKPRSTVFIEHYVVRKSMRERARQRLKRGFRLSRSKAKVSS from the coding sequence ATGTACAAAAATATCCAGAAGCATTTCGCGATGATCGGTTTAATCTGTGCCATCGTCCTGTGGGCAGCTTCATTTGTTGCCATGAAGTATGCCATTGCTGAGTTTGGCCCTATTCTGACAGTATTTCTACGAATGATTTTAGCGGCTGCGGTGTTAATTTTCTTCTTGCCTCCTATGGCAAAAAAACAGCAGTACCAAAAAGGTGACTGGTGGTTGCTGCTATTACTGGCGTTATGCGAACCATGCCTTTACTTCATTTTTGAAAGCTATGCATTGACCTACACCACTGCTTCGGAAGCTGGCATGGTGACATCGCTACAACCAATCATCGTTGCTGTAGCGGCTTTTTATTTCCTAAAAGAAAAGCTCAACAGTCGTCTGATCGTCGGTTGTTTGATGGCTATGGCAGGCGTTATATGGTTAACCTTAAGTGGTGAAAGCTCGGAGCATGCTTCGAATCCTATGTTAGGTAATGCCCTCGAGTTTGGTGCGATCAGTGCGGCTGCGGCATACTGCCTGCTAGCTCGTAAATTATCGCAGCGTTATTCGCCAGTATTTTTGACGTTATTACAGATGATTATGGGTACGATATTTTTCCTGCCATTCTTATTGGTTCAAGAAGCTCCAATTCCTACCGATGTGTCTGCTGAGGCTGTAATGGCGATTTTGTTTCTAGCTTTCGGCGTCAATATTTTTGCCTTTACGTGCTATAACTTTGCCTTTAAAACCATGCCGGCGAGTCAGGTTGGGAGTTTAATGAACCTGTTGCCAATAGGGACCTTATTCTTTGGTTGGCTGGTACTGGATGAAAAACTGAGCGGTGTTCAGTATATGGCTGCAGGGCTGGTGTTATTAGGGGTTATCTGGTCACAGACGAAGCCTCGAAGTACGGTCTTTATTGAGCACTATGTGGTGCGTAAATCAATGCGCGAAAGAGCCAGACAAAGATTGAAACGGGGGTTCAGACTCTCCAGGTCGAAAGCTAAAGTTTCAAGCTAA
- the accC gene encoding acetyl-CoA carboxylase biotin carboxylase subunit: MLEKVVIANRGEIALRILRACRELGIKTVAVHSTADEDLMHVRLADESVCIGPAAAAESYLNIPAIISAAEITDAVGIHPGYGFLAENADFAEQVEKSGFTFIGPSADVINLMGDKVSAIAAMKKAGVPCVPGSDGPLGDNEKDNLAMAKRIGYPVIIKAAGGGGGRGMRVVRNEGELLKAISLTKSEAGSVFGNDMVYMEKFLETPRHVEIQVLADGHGNAIHLGERDCSMQRRHQKVVEEAPAPGITDQMRKHIGERCVQACIQLGYRGAGTFEFLYEKGEFYFIEMNTRVQVEHPVSEMISGVDIIKEQLRIASNQPLSFKQEDIQLKGHAIECRINAEDPDTFIPSPGTIKRFHAPGGPGIRIDSHIYASYKVPPYYDSMIGKLITYGETREVAIQRMQMALEEIVIDGIKTNIPLQKRILADANFQKGGTNIHYLEEHMFGEHE, translated from the coding sequence ATGTTAGAAAAAGTGGTCATAGCCAACCGTGGCGAGATCGCCTTGCGCATATTGCGAGCCTGTCGTGAGTTGGGAATTAAAACTGTCGCGGTTCACTCAACAGCCGACGAAGACTTAATGCACGTCCGTCTTGCCGATGAGTCTGTGTGCATTGGTCCAGCGGCAGCAGCAGAAAGCTATCTTAATATTCCAGCGATCATCTCAGCTGCCGAGATTACCGATGCCGTAGGTATTCACCCCGGCTACGGTTTCCTTGCCGAAAATGCTGACTTTGCAGAACAGGTAGAGAAAAGCGGTTTTACATTTATCGGCCCAAGCGCTGACGTTATCAACCTAATGGGCGATAAGGTTTCAGCTATCGCAGCCATGAAAAAAGCAGGCGTGCCCTGTGTTCCAGGCTCTGATGGTCCTCTGGGCGATAATGAAAAAGATAACCTTGCGATGGCAAAGCGCATCGGCTACCCGGTAATCATTAAAGCTGCCGGTGGCGGCGGTGGACGTGGTATGCGCGTGGTTCGTAATGAAGGCGAGCTACTGAAAGCGATTTCCCTGACTAAGTCCGAAGCAGGTTCTGTATTTGGCAATGACATGGTGTACATGGAGAAATTCCTTGAAACACCGCGTCACGTCGAGATTCAGGTACTGGCCGACGGTCATGGTAACGCCATTCATTTAGGTGAGCGCGACTGCTCAATGCAGCGCCGTCACCAAAAAGTGGTGGAAGAGGCTCCAGCTCCGGGCATTACCGATCAAATGCGTAAGCATATTGGCGAGCGTTGTGTACAGGCCTGTATCCAGCTTGGCTATCGAGGCGCGGGAACTTTCGAGTTCCTATATGAAAAGGGCGAGTTCTACTTTATCGAAATGAACACTCGTGTTCAGGTAGAGCATCCTGTTTCTGAGATGATCTCAGGTGTTGATATTATTAAAGAACAGCTTCGCATCGCCAGCAACCAGCCGCTATCCTTTAAACAGGAAGATATCCAGCTTAAAGGCCATGCCATTGAGTGTCGTATTAACGCTGAAGATCCGGATACCTTCATTCCATCTCCGGGTACGATTAAGCGTTTTCATGCACCAGGTGGTCCGGGTATCCGTATCGATTCGCATATTTATGCTTCATACAAAGTACCGCCTTACTATGACTCAATGATTGGTAAGCTGATTACATATGGCGAGACTCGCGAAGTAGCCATCCAGCGCATGCAAATGGCGTTAGAAGAAATCGTTATCGACGGTATTAAAACCAATATACCATTACAAAAACGAATTCTTGCTGACGCTAACTTCCAAAAAGGTGGAACCAACATCCACTATCTGGAAGAGCATATGTTTGGTGAACACGAATAG